In Desulfovermiculus halophilus DSM 18834, the DNA window TGCAATATCCTGGACCGCGGGTACGGACCGAAGCCCCAAGACAGTGGATCTTCTGGGATTGACCGGATAGATAGTTCCCGGAAATTTGGCTTGTTGCAGGTTTTGGAGCACAGTGCGGCCGACACTTCCCTCCCGCTCTGTAGCCCCGATTACGGCCACGGATTTGGGGGCGAAAACCCGATCCAGGTTGAAGATAGACATTGCGTTCTCCTAAAGAGCAAACCTATATGCAAAGATCCATCCAATGCCCTGGGGAGGGACTGGGTGTTCGCAGTACCGGCCCAGGCGGAGGTAATGGGGCTATGAGTGGACCTCCTGTGCGGGACATCATGGATAATTAAGCAAGTCCTGTACCAAGAACTGTGCTGTGGGCCAAAGCCGTGCAGAATTCTGATGGTCCGTTGGGGCGTTCTCAGCGGACACAAAGTACACGGCTATTGGTCCGCATTTGGATGCACAGGATGGTGAGGAGAAAGGACAGGCTGTTGCTTGTATATATTGGTGCAAAGGGGTCTGAATGGTTACGCCGGTGTCGAAAAAATTTCCAGTCTGGCAAAAGATGGTGTCTTCCGGACAGTGAAAGGTGACCTCCGGTCTTGGTCAAGACGTGCCGGAGTCCGTCTGTTCCGGTTCATGCTATGACGGTTTTTCCTGGGCAGGGGGTGGAACAAGAACCGGCTCCATAACCGGCTCGCCGCAGAGGCTTTCTACTCGATGGGCGAAACGGAATATCTCTTTGAGATCAGCCTGGGGCGAAGCTTGCTTGACCTGCATACCGGAGGACTCGTTGTGGATCATGGTTTCGTAATCGTCTTCTATCTCATCAACGATGAACTGCAGGTTCAAGTCAATAAAGTCATGGATGCGATCCGCAAAGTGGCCGAGGTTGGGCTGGGCCAGGAGGTATTTTTTCAGCGTCTCCTGAAATATATGCATATAATGCTTGAGCTCTGATTGGGTGTATCCCTGAGCATAACAATAGGGGGTAATGGCTTGCGTCGCCTCGGACAGGATGTATCGGTCCCTGGTCTTGATGGAAAAATTGACCATTTGAAAGATGAAATCTGTAAACCAGTGCAGGGAGGAATGAGGGGCATTCGACAGGTGAGGGAACTTGGACCTCTGTTTCCCGGCGATCAATTTGTCCACGACTTCCGAGACAATTCTCTCCCGGTTTTCCTGCAGGGTCCGGTGGATGAGCAGGCTGCGGCGCTGAGGGGTGCGCTGGGTTATCATGCGTTCATTGCGGAAGAGCCAGGTGTTGGGGTGAGCCCTCTTGTTTTCAGCCAGAAAGAGCAAGCGGCGAAGGATATGATATCTGGGGGTGGGGCGCCACCCGAGCTTTTGATAGGTGGCATCGGCCCGGACGTTCAGCTGCTTGTCGATGTACTTGGCCATCCAGGGGCGTTCAAAGGGCTCTTTGTGCAGGAGCCGGAAAAAACATGACTGGAGATGCAGGGCCCCCCAGGCAAGGTGCTTGGGGACATGGAATGCACTGCGTTCCTTGCCGAAGTAGTATTGGGTCGCAGCCCGGAACAGGGCCTGATGGGAAGTAGCCCCATTCGGGCTCACATTGTAGACGCCTAGAGCCGGCAGCTGGTTGGCCTTGTTCATTATTCTGATCACAGCTGCGATCACATCATTGATGTGGATGTAGGGGATGGCAAATTTTCCCCGCCCGCCCAGGGCTCTGGAGACGATTGTTCCCGAGAGCCAGGTCTCCAGAAGGGAATAGACCGGGGGGAATTCGCACCAGTCGCTGTAGACGGCAGCCAGGCGGATGATGGATGCCTGCATGTCGCTTCTGTGTTCGCGGATGATGCGTTCAGCCTGACTTTTGCTTCGGGCATAGGGAAACTGGGCTGAGACCGGTGTGGATTCATCCACAACATGTCCCGGAGGGGTGAACTCACAGGCAGCCAGGGAGCTGGAGAATATGAAATGTGTGGCCTGAATTGTATGGGCCAGCTGCAGGGTGTTCCTGGTGCCGGTCACATTGGTCGCTTCATATCCAGGGTTTTCCTGCTGGCTGAAATCGTAATACCCGGCCAAATGAAGGACGCAGTCCGCTCCGCCCTGGGAATGAATATATTCGGCAATTTGCTCCATTTGCGCTTTGTCCGCAATATCCCCCTGAATCCAGCTTATCTGGGAAGAGCAGGGAATGTCCGCTTCGGTCTGGCTGCGCCGGGCCAGGCAATACAGACGGCAATGCCTGCTCAGGGCCAGGGTTACATGGCGGCCGATGAATCCAGAAGCTCCGGTAATAACCGTTGTATATGGCCTACGCTGTTCAGTGTGCAGCATGTCGTCTCCGGGGGGCGGGCGAGGAGTGGTGCCTGGGATACATTCATGATCGGGAGATCACGTGCTGTTCACAGTGGATTCGACAGTAATTCCCAGCTTTTCCATCTTAGAGTGCAGGGTGGGCCGGGACATGCCCAGAATCTTTGCCGCTTGGGACCGGTTGCCCTTAGTGAGAGACAGTGCTTCCTTGATCACCAGGGCCGACAGCTGTTCCATGCATACATCGAACAGGTTGTCCGGCTTGGTATGGAACATGTTTTTGATCCAACCTAGCACAGATTCCTCTGTAGAGTAAGGCTTTGCGGAGGACGTGCTCTCGGTGGCGGGAAAGGAAATGTCCTCGGCCTGGATGGGCATGCCCCGGTTGAAGATCAGGCTCTTCTGCAGGGTGTTGGCCAACTCGCGGATGTTTCCCGGCCAACGGTAGGTCTGTAAGGCCTCGAGGGCATAGGGGCTGACCCCGGGATTGTCCAGATCCATCTCCATGCAGAAGCGGCCCAACAGATATTCGGTCAGTGTCGGAATGTCCTCCAGCCTGTCCCGCAGAGGGGGCATGGTGATTGTGACTACCTTAAGCCGGTAATACAAGTCCTCTCTAAAGCGTCCATCAGCTACGGCCTGCTCCAGGTCCCGGTTTGTGGCGGCCAGAATCCGGACATCGACTGGAATGACGTCCCTGCCTCCCAAGCGCTCTATACTTCGTTCCTGGAGCAGGCGGAGGAGCTTGGACTGAATGGAGAGGGGCATGTCCCCGATTTCGTCCAAAAAAACAGTTCCCTGATGAGCCTGTTCGATTTTGCCTACCCTGCGGTGGACGGCCCCGGTGAAGGCGCCTTTCTCATATCCGAAAAGCTCGCTTTCCAGGAGATTTTCCGGAATGGCCACGCAATTGATGACCAGGAACGGCCGGTTCACCCGTTTTGAATGCTGGTAGATGGCCCGTGCCGCGAGTTCCTTGCCTGTCCCGGATTCTCCTCTGATGAGGACAGTGGCGTCAGTGGAGGCAACCCGGCCGATTGCCTTGTACACACCCAGCATGACGTTGCTCCGGCCGATAATCGCCTCTTCCCTGGTCTGGGCAGGTTCTGGGTCCATCTCTACGGGGGTGGCCATGAACCTGCCGGCCTCCAGCCCGTTGGCAATAGTTTTGAGCATCTCCGGGACATCGAATGGCTTGTAGATATAGTCGAAGGCTCCTATCTTTATGGCTTCTATAGCGGTTTCCGTGGTCCCGTACGCGGTGCAGATGATCACCGGCAGCTTCGGGTCATGCTCATGAATGCGTTCCAGGGTGCGGATGCCGCTCATTCCCGGGAGACGAACGTCCAGGACCACCAGGTTCGGGCGCTTGGCTCGAATCCTCTGGAGTCCGTCTTCACCGGACAAGGCCTGTTCAGTGGCATACCCTTCCTGAGCCAGGATCTTGGCAAAGCTTTTGCTAAGCTGCTCGTCGTCGTCAATGATCAGAATTTTGTTCATGGCTGTCCTCCTTGGCCGGCAGGGCAATCTCAAAAGTTGTCCCCTGTCCCGGCCTGGAGACGAATTGCATGGACCCTCCATGCTCTTCCACAATCCGGGTGACGATACTCAGACCGAGGCCGGTGCCGTCTTCCTTTGTGGTATAAAATGGCTGCATGACTCGATCCTGGATAGCGGCGGAGATGCCTTCTCCGTTATCCTGAATCCAGATGACCGCAGTTTGGTTGCTTTCGTCCGTTTTTCGCGTTTTAAGGGTGATTTCAATCCATCCTCCTCCGGTCATTGATTCGTAGGCATTGATGATCAGATTGATCAGGGCTTCTTTGAGCTGCTCCGGATCGGCCCAGACCAAGGGAATGTCTTTGCCTGGATGGAAATGGACCTGCACGTTGTGGGACTGCAAACGGTGCTTGAGCAGCTGCAGGGCGGATTGGACAATGTCCTGGATGCGGCATTCCTGCATCTTGAGCTTGGGGGGGCGGGCGAATTCCAGGAAATTTTGGACGATGTTGTCGATGCGGGTGATCTCTCCGGATATAACATCGAAATCCTCCTTGTCGTTCTCCGAGAGATCCAGGCTCCGGCTCAGGGAAAACAGACGCATCTTGATGGAGGTGAAGGGGTTGCGGATGGTATGGGCCATGCCTGCCGCCAACTTGCCCACCAAGGCCATCTTTTCCGCCTGCTCCAGGTGTTCCCTGCTCCTGGTCAACTCGTTGTGGGCGAAATCAAAGTCCTCCAGGAATCGATGCAGGCTGGAACTGAGGGACTGGACCTCGTTATGTTCGTCTTCACGGTTTTTCCCCCCGGTTTCATAGGCCAACTGCCGGATGGGGTCCAAGATCTGGCGGTAGAGAATGAGGGCCAAGAACCCGGAGAGAAGAACAAAGCAGCATATTGCAAAAACAGCTATTATCCGCAGCGACTCGGTCCGTGTTTCACTTTCCTGTCTGGCCTCTCGGATGTGGTTCCATTGCATCTGCTTGTAGGTTTCGCACTTGTTTTGGACCTCCAGGAACAGGGCCCGCTGATCAGTGCGCAGCCCGGAGCTGTCCTGACCACCTCCCTGGGGGGGATATTGCTGGAGGTCTCGATCTTTGAGCTCAATGTATCGAGTGTATGCGGATTCAATGAGCCCCAGCATCCTTTTTTGTTCCGGGGTTTGGGCCAGCTCTGCAGCCTGCTGAAGAGAGCCCAGGAAAATTTGCCGATAGGTGCCCAGCTCCCGGAGCTGTTTTTGTTCACCAACCACTCTGGAAGTAGTTTCGATCTCCTTTTGACGCAGCAGCGCAACCTGCATTTCCTGGACTGCCCTGAATGCTTTGACCTCCTGCTGGACCACGGTGTTCACGGCATCGTCGATATAGCGCGTATACCAGAGAATGGCGCAGCCGCAGACGACAGTAATGAGCCCCATGCTGGTGATCAAAGCGAAGATTCTTTGGCGCAGGCTGAGATGCATGCATATACCGTCCTTTGCACTGAATCGGGGGCCCGGTAGCTGCGGCTTTTCCGTCCGCCGCCGGCCGGGACCCGAGTTCAGCTACATATTGTTTCTTTCCAGCACTGCCCTGGCCGTGTCCAAAATCCCTTCCGGGAAACCTATGACCTGATAGATGCCCAAAAAGCCGATGATCCAGACCACAAGCAGGGAAAGGATCCAGAGCAGCAGCCCGTACTTGACGAAGTCGATCGGAGCGATGACCCGTTCTCCGGTATCCGGGTACGTGCCCAGGCCGTAGACGATCGCGTTGTTCGGGGTGCCCACAATGAGGAAATGGGCAAAGGAGGTGGCGAAGGCCACGGCCAGCCCGGAGGCCCACGGTTCGGCCATGTGTCCGGACATAACCCCGATGGGGATGACGATGGGCCCCAGGAGGGCGGTGGTTCCGGCATCGGACATGAAATTGGTCATCAGTCCGGAGAAACCGGAGAGGCCGACCCACAGCCCAAAGCCCTCACTGATTCCGATGGAGTTCAAGGAGGAGAGAACGCTTTGGGCCAGCCACAGGGCAGCCCCGCTTTCCTTGAGCAGGGCACCCAGGGTCAAGGCCCCGCAATACATGAACCACGCATCCCAGGAGATGCCGTTTAAGATCTTTCGCCATTCTGTAACCCGAAAGATAACCGGAATGAGCAGGGCCAGAAGGGCTGGCCCCCCCAGGCCGAGGTCGTGACCGCCGAATATCCAGAGCACGAGGATGAGCACCAGCATGCCCAGAGTGACGAACTCCGCGTACTTCATCCGGCCCATGCGCCTGGTTTCGTCCTTCATCGCCCGCAATCCAGGGGTTAGATCTTTGTGCTTGATCTTGCGGGAAAAGAAAAGAAGCATGTACACTGCAACCATAAGCCCCAGGATGGGAACCATGGGAAATCCGTATTTCATCCAGGTGAAGAAATCCATGGGTACATCATATCCCTCCCAGAAGCCCATCATGATCACATTGCGCCCCCCGGCTGCCGGTGAGCCGACGCCGCCGACATTCAGGGCAAAGCAAAGGGTAAAGAGGAGAAACTTGGCCAGGGCCGGATCGTGCTCCAGACGGCCGGTGGAATTGTTGGCTGCAACAGCGCCGAAGTACACGGCCATCATCACTGGGGTCATGAAGGCGCACATGGCGTGGGCGGAGATAAACGATCCGATCACTGCCATGCTGACACAGAGAACAAACACAGGGACATAAAATCCCTTGGTCCACCCCAGGATCCAGGTGGCAAGCCGTTTGTGCAGGCCCACATCGACCACCACCACCCCCATGGCCAGGACGCCGAGGAGGAAAAGGGGCGCGTCTCCGGCAAATGTCTCCCCGATCATTTGTTTGGGTAAAAGGCCCAGAAAATAGGCCAATAGAGGCATCAGGAGGCCGGTCAGACCGATGGGGATGGCTTCAGTGGCAAAAAATATAATGGCCATGGGGATAATGCCCAGAACAGTCATTGTCTTTTGGGCAGCCTGCTCCGGAGAGTCGGCGATTCCCCATTTCTGCATTTGATCCGCGAATCCATTGTCAGCAACAATGGTAACCAGACTCTGCGGAGTCGGCAGGACAAACCCAATAAACACGAACAAAGCAGTGCCTATGCCAAGCCAGAGGAGCTTGTTGGACAAAATGCCTGCTCCGCTGCCAGTGTGTACATCGTGACTCATGCTGTGATTCCTCCGTATCCTGCAAGGCGCCGGTCAGGCCTGACTTTGGACGCACTTCACCTGTTCTGGCCAGGGCCAGTTTTATAATGCTCTGAAATATCTAATTATTTGTCACGAAAAACTGAGAGAGGCGATGAGAAGATCTCGTTCGCTTTGGCCTGCCGGATGCGTTCTTCGTGATTTGCTTTCCGCGCATAGGCGCTGTTGACTTTCATCACGAGATCCTCGGTGTTTGTCGGCTTGATCAAGTAGTCAAAGGCACCGAGCTTCATGCCTTCAATGGCCGATTCTACTGTGGCATGACCTGTGAGCATAATTACTTCGGTCAACGGTTTAATGTTTTTTATCTCCCGGAGGGTTTCGATGCCGTCAATTCCCGGCATGGCTACATCCAAGATGACAACGTCAAAGTTGTACTGCTGAATTGTGTTCAGGGCCTGATCGCCGTTTAAGGCCGTGTTCACATCGTAGTCCCGGAGGCGGAGCCTTTCCGCGAGCTGCTGCACAAACTGCTCTTCATCGTCAACAACAAGTACTCGTATCTTCATGTTCACTCTCCTTGAGGAGGAGTAATAGCGCAGGATTGTAGGAGTTCGGCAATCTGATGAAAGACGTCAACAAGTCTGAGGATGCCCACGATGCGTTTTTTCTCCAGGACCAAAAGGGATTGGTGTTGGCCTACAATAAGCTGATGCACCCCGAATTCCAACGTATCATCCACGTGAACGAACTCTCCAGTGTCCGGCGTAAGCATACAGTCTTTGACCTTGATGGAAGCTGCTTTCCGGCACAGGTCAACCAGAGGGCGGTCAAAAAGCCCATAGTCCGAGACCATGCTGCGCAGAAAGGAGAGGCTGAATCCACTAGTCGTTGTTCTGTTCATAGCTCTGGAGTCAACAAGCTGATCATATTTCGGCTCCAGGGAACGGAGGATATCCAGTTGACTCAGTTTGCCCACCACTTCCTCATCCTGGCTGACCACCAAGACAGCCCGATGGGGATAGCGCCTTTCTTTTGATGCGGCCAGAAAGTTCTTCTGGGCCTGTTCCAAGGCATGGACCGCCTGATGCAAAAGATCCTCCTCGTGCACAGTGGCATATTCATGCAGCGGGATCATAAGGTCCTGCACGGAAACGCTCTTCATTGTTCCTCCTGGGGATCGGGATTCTGAGCCGCACTGTTCCGAGCGCTTTTCTTCCTCTTGCTTCGTGTCTCTGCGTGCAGCCAATTTCGACCCATGTCCGGCCCGGCTATCTGGGCCAGGCTTCCGGCAACAAAATGGTCTTGAACCGAACTCCAAAATCCGCTCTTTTTTTCCACTCTGGCCTTCTCTTCGTGGGCTGCAGACAGCTTTGAGAGCAGGGCTGGCCAGGAAAAGGGAGATTGAAGCTCATCAAAGGCCCCGTTTCGCATGGCGGTTATGGACAGCTTGATATCTCCCTTGGGTATCAAACAGATAATCTGGGCACAGGGCTGGGCAGCCTTGATGCGCTGCATAAAGGAAATTCCTCTGGCCTTGAGGTCGAAGAGATCGAGCAGGACAACGTCAGTACTCTTAACCAAACAGGCCTCGAGCTCAATTTCATTTGTGACCTGTCGAATCTCTTCAACCTTAGAAGCCAGGATCTCGGCCATATGATCAAGAAATCCGAGGTTCGTCCCCGCCAGAAGAACCTTCATGCCCGTCACCCGTGCCTTTTGCTCATTTTTATTATTTCTTTCGTGTTTTCTCCATCATTTCGCGAGCCGATTTCATGTCTCCAGCTTCTGCATAGGTTGCTGCACTCATGGTGTCCTGCAGGTTCTGATACGCGCCCTTGATAGAACGGATGAGCTTGTCGATGCTGACCGGCTTCTGGAGATAGTCGTACGCCCCAAGGCGCTTGGATATTCTCTCGTCCTCGTCTGAACCATGACCGGTGAGAATAATGACCTGGACCTTGGGGTACTTCTTTTTGAGCCGCTCCAGTACCTCCAGCCCATCGATGCCGGGCATGCGCAAGTCCAGAACCACCACATCCGGGATTTCGTCTGTAACCAGCTCCAGGGCCTGTTCCCCGTCATAAGCGATCTTGGAGTCCAGCTCCCGCATTTGAATCCGCTCGGACAAAGAGTTGACGAAATCCTTTTCATCGTCGACCAGCAAAACCTTAATGTTTTTCATGAGCTGCTCCTTTAGGAATGATTACAACCTGGCGATTCCGTAGTAGACTTGCACAGAATCGAGGCCTACGTTGGATAAAAAGTCCTGCAGACTTTCTTGCCGGGAGCTGCTTTCTGAGTATGCCCCGGAGCGAAGATACTGCCTGCCCAGTTCATGGGCGTTGGCCTCAGCCATGACACTGGCCATCAACAAAGTGTCGATTTTTTCCAGAATCCGTTTCATACAAAACCTCCTCGTGTGCTTCACGACGTATTGAGCTGTGCATCCGCGTGTTCTTGCCCTCACAAGTCTTTTTGCACGCAGCGTACCAGATGATCATTGTTTGGCGGATTTCTTGGTAACATCTTGAAAATTATGCTTTTAACAAGAGGACGGCAAGAATGCACCTGAGATTGCAAGAACAAGGGCAGCAAGCTGAGTCTAAATAAGACGAAATGAATCAAATGGTATAAATCAATTTGAAACAATATAAAATTAATGCGCTGCTCTGGAGCGATTGGTCGGGGATGATGGGAAGATGATGCGAGTATCTGGACTTCATGGTACGGAGGTATGCCGGGCAAAGATGTCGTGTTGACAGCCGTCGGTTTTGAGTGATAGTGATCTATGAATCATAAGTTTGTAACTGTTTGAACTTGCTGATTGCAGGTGTCTGCATTCGGCAACAGAACACAAAAACAGGAGTAGAAAGATGAAAAAGGTATTGCTGTTGACTTTGGCCTTGGTGTTGCTCGGTGTATCCGGCCCTGCGTGGGCAGAAAAGGGACAGGAAGTCCGCTTGGTTCAGGTCAACTGGACCGGGGTGACGGCCAAGACAGAGACTGCGGCCTATCTCTTGGAGCAGATCGGGTATAATACCGACGTGATCACTGCCTCTGTTCCCATTATGTTTCAAAGCGTATCCCAGGGACAACGGGACGTGGCCCTTGGGCTGTGGCTGCCCACCCAGCGGGAGATGATCCGCAAATATATGGTGGACGGGACAATAGACTTGGTCACGACCAATCTGTCCGGGGCCAAGTATACCGTGGCAGTGTCCAAAGAGGCCTATGAGGCCGGAGTCAAGCACTTCAAGGATCTGGACGAGCACAAGGAGAAGTTCGGGGGCACGATCTATGGGATCGAGGCCGGCAATGACGGGAATCAGGTCATCCTGGACATGATCGAGGATGATGCCTACGGCCTGGGCGACTGGGAGCTGATGCCCTCCAGCGAGGCTGGTATGCTCACTCAGGTCAAGCGGGAAATCAAACGGGGCAACCCCTGGGTTGTTTGGCTGGGCTGGATTCCGCATCCCATGAACCTGAACATCGATATGAAGCTTCTGCACGGCGGCGAGAAATACTGGGGCCCGGATCAGGGCGCAGCCACAGTGCATACCATCTGCCGTCCAGGGTATGCCTGGAAAAATCCGAATGTCGGTCAGTTTTTCGAGAACTTTTACTTTACGGTGGAAGAGCAGGCCCAGATGGCCGAATATGTTCTGAACCAGGGCATGGAGTATGCGGAGGCAGGAAAAAAGCTGATCAAGCAGAAGCCGGAACTGCTGGAGCGGTGGTTTGATCAGGGCGGGACCTACAAAACCGACGTGGTCAAGACTGCTGACGGAAAGCGGGACGCCCTGGAGGCCGCCAAGGAGGCCATGGGGCTTTAGTTCAGATGTCAGAAGCCAGAGGTCAGACGTCAGATTTGCCGCATTGATCGAGTATGAAACGTGTTGTGGGGATCCCGAAAATCCCAAAAGGGCAAATGTCAGTCGTCCCTAACAATGTGTTAATGTGTTCTCGATGATCCCTATATGAAAATCAGCACTGTGCTGGCGTGAGGTTGGTAGGGGCGAATAATCATTCTCTTTCTTTGGGCAGTCACGCGTCTGCGCGTGACTGGTGGCCCCGGACGTTCAACCAGCGACCGGGGTTGCATCAAGTCTCAAATAAGAAAGCCGCCGGGTTTGGACCCGACGGCTTTCTTATGCACATGCGATGAGAATTCAGGCCGGGGGATGACCCCGGCCTTAATTTTACAGGCAGCCCAGGCAGCGCTTGTACATCCACTCGTAGCCCTGGATGTCGATGTCCCGGGGGTTGCCCGGAGTCTGCGGATCGCCGTAGGCCTCCTTGGCCAGCTTCGGAATATCGTCTTCCTTGACCCCAAGCTCGGCCAGGGAAGGGATGCCCGTGTCCTCGGCCAGGTCGTAGACGGCTTGAGCGCCCAGCAGGCAGGCTTCCCGATCGCTCAGGCCGGTGGTTTCCACGCCCAGGGCCTCTGCTACGCGACGGAACTTCTGAGGGCGGCCGATCCAG includes these proteins:
- a CDS encoding NAD-dependent epimerase/dehydratase family protein; the encoded protein is MLHTEQRRPYTTVITGASGFIGRHVTLALSRHCRLYCLARRSQTEADIPCSSQISWIQGDIADKAQMEQIAEYIHSQGGADCVLHLAGYYDFSQQENPGYEATNVTGTRNTLQLAHTIQATHFIFSSSLAACEFTPPGHVVDESTPVSAQFPYARSKSQAERIIREHRSDMQASIIRLAAVYSDWCEFPPVYSLLETWLSGTIVSRALGGRGKFAIPYIHINDVIAAVIRIMNKANQLPALGVYNVSPNGATSHQALFRAATQYYFGKERSAFHVPKHLAWGALHLQSCFFRLLHKEPFERPWMAKYIDKQLNVRADATYQKLGWRPTPRYHILRRLLFLAENKRAHPNTWLFRNERMITQRTPQRRSLLIHRTLQENRERIVSEVVDKLIAGKQRSKFPHLSNAPHSSLHWFTDFIFQMVNFSIKTRDRYILSEATQAITPYCYAQGYTQSELKHYMHIFQETLKKYLLAQPNLGHFADRIHDFIDLNLQFIVDEIEDDYETMIHNESSGMQVKQASPQADLKEIFRFAHRVESLCGEPVMEPVLVPPPAQEKPS
- a CDS encoding sigma-54-dependent transcriptional regulator, with product MNKILIIDDDEQLSKSFAKILAQEGYATEQALSGEDGLQRIRAKRPNLVVLDVRLPGMSGIRTLERIHEHDPKLPVIICTAYGTTETAIEAIKIGAFDYIYKPFDVPEMLKTIANGLEAGRFMATPVEMDPEPAQTREEAIIGRSNVMLGVYKAIGRVASTDATVLIRGESGTGKELAARAIYQHSKRVNRPFLVINCVAIPENLLESELFGYEKGAFTGAVHRRVGKIEQAHQGTVFLDEIGDMPLSIQSKLLRLLQERSIERLGGRDVIPVDVRILAATNRDLEQAVADGRFREDLYYRLKVVTITMPPLRDRLEDIPTLTEYLLGRFCMEMDLDNPGVSPYALEALQTYRWPGNIRELANTLQKSLIFNRGMPIQAEDISFPATESTSSAKPYSTEESVLGWIKNMFHTKPDNLFDVCMEQLSALVIKEALSLTKGNRSQAAKILGMSRPTLHSKMEKLGITVESTVNST
- a CDS encoding sensor histidine kinase; translated protein: MHLSLRQRIFALITSMGLITVVCGCAILWYTRYIDDAVNTVVQQEVKAFRAVQEMQVALLRQKEIETTSRVVGEQKQLRELGTYRQIFLGSLQQAAELAQTPEQKRMLGLIESAYTRYIELKDRDLQQYPPQGGGQDSSGLRTDQRALFLEVQNKCETYKQMQWNHIREARQESETRTESLRIIAVFAICCFVLLSGFLALILYRQILDPIRQLAYETGGKNREDEHNEVQSLSSSLHRFLEDFDFAHNELTRSREHLEQAEKMALVGKLAAGMAHTIRNPFTSIKMRLFSLSRSLDLSENDKEDFDVISGEITRIDNIVQNFLEFARPPKLKMQECRIQDIVQSALQLLKHRLQSHNVQVHFHPGKDIPLVWADPEQLKEALINLIINAYESMTGGGWIEITLKTRKTDESNQTAVIWIQDNGEGISAAIQDRVMQPFYTTKEDGTGLGLSIVTRIVEEHGGSMQFVSRPGQGTTFEIALPAKEDSHEQNSDH
- a CDS encoding SLC13 family permease; this translates as MSHDVHTGSGAGILSNKLLWLGIGTALFVFIGFVLPTPQSLVTIVADNGFADQMQKWGIADSPEQAAQKTMTVLGIIPMAIIFFATEAIPIGLTGLLMPLLAYFLGLLPKQMIGETFAGDAPLFLLGVLAMGVVVVDVGLHKRLATWILGWTKGFYVPVFVLCVSMAVIGSFISAHAMCAFMTPVMMAVYFGAVAANNSTGRLEHDPALAKFLLFTLCFALNVGGVGSPAAGGRNVIMMGFWEGYDVPMDFFTWMKYGFPMVPILGLMVAVYMLLFFSRKIKHKDLTPGLRAMKDETRRMGRMKYAEFVTLGMLVLILVLWIFGGHDLGLGGPALLALLIPVIFRVTEWRKILNGISWDAWFMYCGALTLGALLKESGAALWLAQSVLSSLNSIGISEGFGLWVGLSGFSGLMTNFMSDAGTTALLGPIVIPIGVMSGHMAEPWASGLAVAFATSFAHFLIVGTPNNAIVYGLGTYPDTGERVIAPIDFVKYGLLLWILSLLVVWIIGFLGIYQVIGFPEGILDTARAVLERNNM
- a CDS encoding response regulator, translated to MKIRVLVVDDEEQFVQQLAERLRLRDYDVNTALNGDQALNTIQQYNFDVVILDVAMPGIDGIETLREIKNIKPLTEVIMLTGHATVESAIEGMKLGAFDYLIKPTNTEDLVMKVNSAYARKANHEERIRQAKANEIFSSPLSVFRDK
- a CDS encoding CBS domain-containing protein, which gives rise to MKSVSVQDLMIPLHEYATVHEEDLLHQAVHALEQAQKNFLAASKERRYPHRAVLVVSQDEEVVGKLSQLDILRSLEPKYDQLVDSRAMNRTTTSGFSLSFLRSMVSDYGLFDRPLVDLCRKAASIKVKDCMLTPDTGEFVHVDDTLEFGVHQLIVGQHQSLLVLEKKRIVGILRLVDVFHQIAELLQSCAITPPQGE
- a CDS encoding response regulator, whose protein sequence is MKVLLAGTNLGFLDHMAEILASKVEEIRQVTNEIELEACLVKSTDVVLLDLFDLKARGISFMQRIKAAQPCAQIICLIPKGDIKLSITAMRNGAFDELQSPFSWPALLSKLSAAHEEKARVEKKSGFWSSVQDHFVAGSLAQIAGPDMGRNWLHAETRSKRKKSARNSAAQNPDPQEEQ
- a CDS encoding response regulator, with protein sequence MKNIKVLLVDDEKDFVNSLSERIQMRELDSKIAYDGEQALELVTDEIPDVVVLDLRMPGIDGLEVLERLKKKYPKVQVIILTGHGSDEDERISKRLGAYDYLQKPVSIDKLIRSIKGAYQNLQDTMSAATYAEAGDMKSAREMMEKTRKK
- a CDS encoding ABC transporter substrate-binding protein; protein product: MKKVLLLTLALVLLGVSGPAWAEKGQEVRLVQVNWTGVTAKTETAAYLLEQIGYNTDVITASVPIMFQSVSQGQRDVALGLWLPTQREMIRKYMVDGTIDLVTTNLSGAKYTVAVSKEAYEAGVKHFKDLDEHKEKFGGTIYGIEAGNDGNQVILDMIEDDAYGLGDWELMPSSEAGMLTQVKREIKRGNPWVVWLGWIPHPMNLNIDMKLLHGGEKYWGPDQGAATVHTICRPGYAWKNPNVGQFFENFYFTVEEQAQMAEYVLNQGMEYAEAGKKLIKQKPELLERWFDQGGTYKTDVVKTADGKRDALEAAKEAMGL